From the genome of Drosophila melanogaster chromosome 2L, one region includes:
- the Cyp4d21 gene encoding cytochrome P450 4d21 yields MWILLGIAVLIMTLVWDNSRKQWRVNTFEKSRILGPFTIPIVGNGLQALTLRPENFIQRFGDYFNKYGKTFRLWILGECLIYTKDLKYFESILSSSTLLKKAHLYRFLRDFLGDGLLLSTGNKWTSRRKVLAPAFHFKCLENFVEIMDRNSGIMVEKLKNYADGKTCVDLFKFVSLEALDVTTETAMGVQVNAQNEPNFPYTKALKSVVYIESKRLASVSMRYNWLFPLAAPLVYRRLQKDIAIMQDFTDKVIRERRAILERARADGTYKPLIMGDDDIGGKAKMTLLDILLQATIDNKPLSDVDIREEVDVFIFAGDDTTTSGVSHALHAISRHPKVQECIYEELVSVLGPDPDASVTQTKLLELKYLDCVIKETMRLHPPVPILGRYIPEDLKIGEITIPGNTSILLMPYYVYRDPEYFPDPLVFKPERWMDMKTTSNTPPLAYIPFSSGPKNCIGQKFANLQMKALISKVIRHYELLPLGADLKATYTFILSSSTGNNVGLKPRTRVK; encoded by the exons ATGTGGATATTGTTGGGTATCGCAGTGCTGATCATGACTTTAGTCTGGGATAATAGTCGCAAACAATGGAGAGTTAACACTTTTGAAAAGTCCAGGATTTTGGGACCTTTTACGATCCCTATAGTGGGCAATGGACTGCAGGCCTTAACTTTGAGGCCAGAAA ATTTTATTCAGAGGTTTGGTGACTACTTCAATAAATATGGCAAAACCTTCCGCCTGTGGATTCTAGGCGAGTGTCTTATTTACACGAAGGatctaaaatattttgaatccATACTGAGTAGTAGCACACTGCTCAAAAAAGCTCACCTCTACCGATTTCTGCGTGATTTTCTTGGCGATGGACTTCTTTTAAGCACGGGAAATAAGTGGACTTCTCGCAGAAAGGTTCTCGCACCTGCTTTTCACTTCAAATGCCTTGAAAACTTCGTCGAGATAATGGATAGAAATAGTGGAATTATGGTGGagaaattgaaaaactatGCTGATGGCAAAACGTGCGTGGACCTATTCAAGTTTGTTTCTCTGGAAGCCCTGGATGTGACCACAG AGACCGCCATGGGTGTCCAGGTGAATGCTCAGAACGAACCAAATTTCCCCTATACAAAAGCTCTTAAAAG TGTGGTTTATATCGAGTCCAAACGATTGGCAAGTGTCTCGATGCGGTATAATTGGCTTTTCCCGCTGGCGGCTCCTTTGGTTTATCGCCGTTTGCAAAAAGACATAGCTATAATGCAGGACTTTACTGACAAGGTCATTCGCGAACGACGAGCGATTCTGGAGCGGGCCAGGGCGGATGGCACCTACAAGCCGCTGA TAATGGGAGACGATGATATCGGTGGTAAAGCTAAGATGACTTTGCTGGACATTCTGCTGCAAGCCACCATTGATAACAAGCCCTTAAGCGATGTGGATATCCGCGAGGAGGTGGACGTTTTTATATTCGCAGGAGATGACACTACAACCAGTGGAGTGTCCCATGCACTACATGCGATATCCAGACATCCCAAGGTTCAGGAGTGCATCTACGAGGAACTAGTGTCTGTTCTGGGACCAGATCCCGACGCTTCAGTGACCCAAACCAAGTTGTTGGAACTAAAGTATCTGGACTGCGTGATCAAGGAGACGATGCGTTTGCATCCACCAGTTCCAATTCTCGGAAGATACATTCCCGAGGACTTGAAAATTGGCGAAATAACCATTCCTGGCAACACAAGCATATTACTAATGCCCTACTATGTCTACCGAGATCCGGAATACTTTCCGGATCCTCTAGTCTTCAAGCCGGAACGATGGATGGATATGAAAACCACCTCGAATACCCCACCTTTAGCATATATTCCGTTTAGTTCAGGGCCCAAGAACTGTATAGGGCAGAAATTCGCCAACCTTCAAATGAAAGCGCTTATTAGTAAGGTCATTCGGCATTACGAACTTCTACCGCTTGGTGCGGATCTTAAAGCTACGTACACATTCATATTGAGTTCCTCTACGGGAAATAATGTTGGCCTCAAGCCAAGAACAAGAGTTAAATGA